DNA from Salmo salar chromosome ssa24, Ssal_v3.1, whole genome shotgun sequence:
CTTAAAAGGCTTAAATGAGGCTTCTAAATACGAGGCTTAAATGGTCAATGTGTATTTGAACGGTCTTGAATGGTCTAAAATATTTGAACTAACTAACTGTTTGAGATGTTAGGATTCTGTCTCCATTTGGAGAAAACAAATGATGTCTCAAATAATTGGGTTGCCATCACTCAAACATCCTCCATGCAACCTTAATAGGCTAACATTGCAATAATCCCAGTCTGAAAAGCCACTGTCTTGACATTATTGGCTTACCTTTACAGAGGAAAAGTGGAGCCACGGTGCCTTCTTTTGTCAACCGTATTCCCAGCAACGACACTCCACCAACCCTAATAAGGACCAACAAGTTCACATCAGGCTTCCagaacatagtggaggcctatgGAGTGGGAAACTATAGAGAGGTTAACCCAGGTACAGTACGCCCTCGCCAGCCAATGACTGCTGATTACTACATTTAGGATTATATCACATTCTATCATTAGGCCTGCTGCTTTTTATGTTTTCTGTTTGTTTGCTATTTGTATGAGCCACATGCCTGTAGCCAAAGACACATGTCCACTCCTAACAAGAATGGACAATAAAGGTTTACACTTTATTGATAGTTGAATGTGTATATGGAGGAATTATGATGTATCATGTATTGTCTGTTGTGTCTAACAGCTCCTTACACAATCATCACCTTCCCCTTCCTGTTTGCCGTGATGTTTGGAGACCTGGGCCATGGTGTGATCATGGCTCTGTTTGCTCTCTGGATGGTGCTGTATGAGGACAATCGCAAACTGAAACGCACCAGGAACGAGGtgagaggggcagaggagaggctgccagtgtgtacgtcccaaatggcaccctattccctacgtagtgcactagttttgaccaggggccatagggatttggccaaaagtagtgcactacatagggaatggggtgccgtttgggatgctgTCCGGTTGTGTGGGGAAATTGTTTCTGGTCTAAATGAGCTATGAGTAATAAGCAAACGGTAAATGTTGTGCTTAGCTGGATGTTTCCCCCTACGCTGACAATGGTGTATTTGTATGCTCAGATCTGGAACACATTCTTCGAGGGCCGTTACATCATCCTTATGATGGGCTTGTTCTCGGTCTATACCGGACTCATCTACAACGACTGCTTCTCCAAGTCTCTTAACATCTTTGGCTCGGGCTGGAGAGTCAATGCCATGTTTAATTCTGGAAATTGGACTTGGTAAGTACTGACTGTAATATGTTCTGTACTGTAATATCTGTTCCTGAGATTACAGAGATGGTTAGGTCAGGGTGAAAGGCCACATGATCACAACTCAGTgccaatatgttttgatttttgatGTCCTATCATTGATTGGCCATACTGGTTTTTCAATTATACATTAATTATAACAATTGCAAAGATGTATGCGACATTAAAGATTACATCACCTGATAGCTTGCTCTTTTAATTGTTCACTTTTGTATTTTCTTTAAAAGGGATTCCACACTCCGCACCAATGCCTTTCTGACCCTTGATCCCAATGTCCCTGGGGTTTTCAATGGACCCTACCCTTTGGGCATTGACCCGGTAAGTACATGGCTTTATGATCCATGGTCACAAACTGCTTTGTCTTTTCTCTATGTTCGCTACACACACAAGTTATTCCCTGTCTCTTCATAACCGTGCACATTTGCCTCTCACCAACCAGGTCCAATAAAGTAAGCCATGGACCATTACTCATTGTCATTTCAATGTTTTAATAACAATCCCATCAGTCTGACTGTGATGTAGTCTGTCCATACCTCAACCTGATGGGGTTATTTTCCTTGTTTCTTCCACTGTGTAGATTTGGAACTTGGCGTCAAATCGTCTGACCTTTCTGAACTCCTACAAGATGAAGATGTCTGTGATCGTTGGTATCAGTCACATGAGCTTCGGGGTCATCCTAGGTGTCTTCAACCACCTGTGAGTTACAGCACACACTCTACCCACACTTTGCAGCCCTTGTGTGTCTATGAAAGCACTTTAAAGctctgttgtctgtgtctatctgTGTAGGCATTTTAGGAAAAAGTTCAACCTGTACTTGGTATTCCTCCCGGAGATGCTGTTCCTGCTGTGCCTGTTTGGCTACCTGGTCTTCATGATCATCTACAAGTGGCTGGCCTTCTCTGCACGCGACTCCCAGATGGCCCCCAGCATCCTCATCCACTTCATCAACATGTTCCTCATGCAGGGGGACGGGGTGCCATCCCTCTTCCCAGGACAGGTACACGTGTGTTCAAacagtgtctgtgtcccaaatggcatcctattccctatatgcactatagggaatagtgtgctatttgggacacacccaCTGAATATGCATATAGAACTGGGACTTCTCACTAAAACCCTTACTTGTGAAGGACCACTCGCTCAGTGAAGACATGTATACAAGACAAACCCGCTCTGAAGCTACTTCAGTGAGACTGTAACAGACCTGTCTGTTCTTTCCCTCTCCTACTGTAGGTTGGGCTGCAGGTGTTCCTGGTGGTCATTGCTCTACTATCAGTGCCTGTCTTACTGCTGGGGAAACCAGTCTACCTCTACTGGCTGCACAACGGAGGAGCCAACCGCATTGGAATGTACAGGGTGAGGCTTTGAGTTTGTAACTCTAGCTGAGCTACGAGTCATAagcatgtgtgtgtagtgtgtccaTATATGAGTCTGTGTTCTGGTTGTAACAtagtctatggtggtgtgtgtgtagtctgtttATAGGAGTGTGCTCCGGTTTTAACAtgcagagtgtgtgtggtgtgtgtgtcaacAGGGTTATGAGCGTGTGCGGCGGCACAGCGAGGAGGAGCTCTCCCTGATGAGGGCAAATGACATGGAGGAGGGCAGTGTCCCCAGTGACCTCTCCACCAGCAGAGAGCAGCAGAAAGAGGAGGTTAGCTgatgacaacacaatcaccacctcCCACTAGCCTCTCATTCAGGCATCAGTACACTACGGGTCCCGAAAGTAACAGGTcctcctgtctgtgtgttgtgttttacaGTTTGACTTTGGGGACATGTTCCTGCACCAGTCTATTCACACCATAGAGTACTGCCTGGGCTGCATCTCCAACACAGCCTCCTACCTGCGCCTCTGGGCTCTGAGTCTTGCACATGCCCGTGAGCATCACCAGACCACATCAAatttgtattatttgtattaATCTTTGAAGGATAAACATTTAAAGTGCATTTTATATTGAGAGAGGATAATTATTTATGTATGTAATGTTCTCTGACTGGAGCAACCTTCTTCTTTTAAATGATTAAATAAAATGAATCAATCAGAGATTTGACGGTGTTTGTTTGTCCCTGCACCCCCAGAGCTGTCGGAGGTGCTGTGGTCCATGGTGATGCGGTTGGGCCTGCGGATGGACACCAGCCTGGGCGTCATGTTTCTGGTGCCAGTGTTTGGGATATTCGCTGTGCTCACTGTGTCTATCCTCCTGGTTATGGAGGGACTGTCTGCCTTCCTCCATGCTCTCAGGCTGCACTGGTTAGTTACTCACTATACTTGCAGAATTGAGTGAAGGACAGGAAATATGTGTAAAAATTCAACACATCATGCCTTTATAATGCTTTTATTAATGCTTACTCTATATTCAGTGAtctctgttctgtctccataGGGTGGAGTTCCAAAATAAGTTCTACACTGGGACTGGAATCAAGTTTGTTCCCTTTGCCTtctccctcctgccctccagCTTTGAGCATGATGGCTTGCTGTGAATGGGACACACAATGCTTCTGCCCTCCCAGAGGCAAACTGCCACAATGTGCCAGCAGGATCCAGTGCTATTGAGCTAGCCTGGGTACTAGTCGGTTTGTGCCATCATGGCACACCTACATGACAAGGagtggcatgatggcacaaacagattgGTACCCGGGCTTCTATTGAGCCTCATCGACATACAGTCCAATTTCATAGTTGTTTTTTCTACTATTTGTTGCACTGACTGACTGCCTTACATAAGTACAACCAAATCTCAGCGTATCATGCTCTATTTTCAATTGAATGATATTCTGGGTTACCAAAACTGTGCAAGGAAAAGCCTCCTTCAGTCATGTTTGTAAATGAAAAGTATTTTTGGATGAATGTGGGAGAgatgtacattttattttatagAGTGATAAAGTTTgaatgagaaattaacatttgAATGACTACGACAGGCTTAAAAAAGTGGTGCATCACTCTTGAAAGTATGCATACCGTGTTGTGCTGAATGCTGACAAAATAGTTCTAACACATATTTCTTATGCCTCCATCGCTTTGTGGAAGACTACTCCTTAAACGGCCCATTCCATGGATGGAAATGAAAAGTATAGCTCAAGACATCCTTTCACAGAGATAGTTCTGCTGGTCAAGAGCCATTTAATGACACCAACAATCCCTGATTATGAATAAGGCAGGAAAAGCAGGCACTGGACCAGTGCAGAGATCAATTCTCTCCAAAGCTTTTTGCTATATTCCCATCCTGTAGCACCATAGCAAGAGAATGTAGTTCATGCTGTTGGGTAATTGTACCTTCAAGATGGAAAAATAAGAAAGagttataattttttatttagaTAATTTTTGCTTTTTTTGATCAATATTGGTTTTATGTCCTAATGATGGTATTAAATCCTCTGAAGAGGAGCTAATTGTTTGAATTGTGATTACCATGTAACATGGAACTCTAACATTATGGGGAGCTTGCACCATTTCATTGTAAACTCACCTACTGTGTTATCAAACAGTAATGTGCTGTATCTTAGTGATGCTTAAAGATGCCCCTAAAGCAGGATCCTATGGGAAATGCTGCTGTGAAGTTGAGACTtaggggagaatctcaattgcatactcctcgcatcctcaaaacccattggagaagTTCAGAGGGGAAGGACCTCTGGcattctcatccaatgggttttgaggaggcgaggagagTGGACTccaggagtatgcaattgagaataTGTCTAGGTAATGTAAAAAATAGGGGTTATAAAATACTTTTCTATAACTATGATGACCACTAACTCTTAGATGTGAAGTCTGATTAGCAATGGCTCTAACTTCTAATCCTTGATTACACAATGTGTGTGGTTTGTTGAAGGGCTTGCTGTaaatgtctttacctattctaaTGTAGTCTATTTTAATCTTATttattttaaagaataatgtaaACATTTGATTTCTTCGCATCATTAACTCCATACTTATGTTAGTGGTATGCATACATTCCTCTGTTTTGCCTTTGCTGAATTATTTTATATCAGATAATGGTGAACATGTTGTCAATGTAACAGGTGAATAAAGCTGACTGAATAAAGTTGAATTTGACTGAAAATGTTAATGTCATTGGCGTTACTTTTGCGCCAGACACCTGTGCCCAAGCGACGCGCGAGACTATCAGATGTTGCGACTGGAGG
Protein-coding regions in this window:
- the LOC106584979 gene encoding V-type proton ATPase 116 kDa subunit a2 isoform X3, producing MGSLFRSEEMCLTQLFLQSGSAYDCISELGEMGIVEFRDLNPSVNLFQRKFVTELKRCEEMERILGYLLREIKRADLPLPEGEVNPVAPLPKHVLVIMEQLQRLEVELSEVTRNKEKLQKNLLELTEYTHMLRITRNFVHRSAECEPPQVQYEEFPFLEKDSMMDYSSMQRLGAKLGFISGLIQRRKIEAFERMLWRVCKGYTILSYSEIDEYLEDPDTGEPTKSVVFLISYWGEQIGQKVKKICDCYHCHVYPYPNSNEERNDVVEGLRTRIQDLHTVLHRTEDYLRQVLNKASESVYTWVIQVKKMKAIYHILNLCSFDVTNKCLIAERKSGATVPSFVNRIPSNDTPPTLIRTNKFTSGFQNIVEAYGVGNYREVNPAPYTIITFPFLFAVMFGDLGHGVIMALFALWMVLYEDNRKLKRTRNEIWNTFFEGRYIILMMGLFSVYTGLIYNDCFSKSLNIFGSGWRVNAMFNSGNWTWDSTLRTNAFLTLDPNVPGVFNGPYPLGIDPIWNLASNRLTFLNSYKMKMSVIVGISHMSFGVILGVFNHLHFRKKFNLYLVFLPEMLFLLCLFGYLVFMIIYKWLAFSARDSQMAPSILIHFINMFLMQGDGVPSLFPGQVGLQVFLVVIALLSVPVLLLGKPVYLYWLHNGGANRIGMYRGYERVRRHSEEELSLMRANDMEEGSVPSDLSTSREQQKEEFDFGDMFLHQSIHTIEYCLGCISNTASYLRLWALSLAHAQLSEVLWSMVMRLGLRMDTSLGVMFLVPVFGIFAVLTVSILLVMEGLSAFLHALRLHWVEFQNKFYTGTGIKFVPFAFSLLPSSFEHDGLL
- the LOC106584979 gene encoding V-type proton ATPase 116 kDa subunit a2 isoform X4; amino-acid sequence: MGSLFRSEEMCLTQLFLQSGSAYDCISELGEMGIVEFRDLNPSVNLFQRKFVTELKRCEEMERILGYLLREIKRADLPLPEGEVNPVAPLPKHVLVIMEQLQRLEVELSEVTRNKEKLQKNLLELTEYTHMLRITRNFVHRSAECEPPQVQYEEFPFLEKDSMMDYSSMQRLGAKLGFISGLIQRRKIEAFERMLWRVCKGYTILSYSEIDEYLEDPDTGEPTKSVVFLISYWGEQIGQKVKKICDCYHCHVYPYPNSNEERNDVVEGLRTRIQDLHTRKSGATVPSFVNRIPSNDTPPTLIRTNKFTSGFQNIVEAYGVGNYREVNPAPYTIITFPFLFAVMFGDLGHGVIMALFALWMVLYEDNRKLKRTRNEIWNTFFEGRYIILMMGLFSVYTGLIYNDCFSKSLNIFGSGWRVNAMFNSGNWTWDSTLRTNAFLTLDPNVPGVFNGPYPLGIDPIWNLASNRLTFLNSYKMKMSVIVGISHMSFGVILGVFNHLHFRKKFNLYLVFLPEMLFLLCLFGYLVFMIIYKWLAFSARDSQMAPSILIHFINMFLMQGDGVPSLFPGQVGLQVFLVVIALLSVPVLLLGKPVYLYWLHNGGANRIGMYRGYERVRRHSEEELSLMRANDMEEGSVPSDLSTSREQQKEEFDFGDMFLHQSIHTIEYCLGCISNTASYLRLWALSLAHAQLSEVLWSMVMRLGLRMDTSLGVMFLVPVFGIFAVLTVSILLVMEGLSAFLHALRLHWVEFQNKFYTGTGIKFVPFAFSLLPSSFEHDGLL
- the LOC106584979 gene encoding V-type proton ATPase 116 kDa subunit a2 isoform X2 yields the protein MGSLFRSEEMCLTQLFLQSGSAYDCISELGEMGIVEFRDLNPSVNLFQRKFVTELKRCEEMERILGYLLREIKRADLPLPEGEVNPVAPLPKHVLVIMEQLQRLEVELSEVTRNKEKLQKNLLELTEYTHMLRITRNFVHRSAECEPPQVQYEEFPFLEKDSMMDYSSMQRLGAKLGFISGLIQRRKIEAFERMLWRVCKGYTILSYSEIDEYLEDPDTGEPTKSVVFLISYWGEQIGQKVKKICDCYHCHVYPYPNSNEERNDVVEGLRTRIQDLHTVLHRTEDYLRQVLNKASESVYTWVIQVKKMKAIYHILNLCSFDVTNKCLIAEVWCPVNDLPILRRALEEGSRKSGATVPSFVNRIPSNDTPPTLIRTNKFTSGFQNIVEAYGVGNYREVNPAPYTIITFPFLFAVMFGDLGHGVIMALFALWMVLYEDNRKLKRTRNEIWNTFFEGRYIILMMGLFSVYTGLIYNDCFSKSLNIFGSGWRVNAMFNSGNWTWDSTLRTNAFLTLDPNVPGVFNGPYPLGIDPIWNLASNRLTFLNSYKMKMSVIVGISHMSFGVILGVFNHLHFRKKFNLYLVFLPEMLFLLCLFGYLVFMIIYKWLAFSARDSQMAPSILIHFINMFLMQGDGVPSLFPGQVGLQVFLVVIALLSVPVLLLGKPVYLYWLHNGGANRIGMYRGYERVRRHSEEELSLMRANDMEEGSVPSDLSTSREQQKEEFDFGDMFLHQSIHTIEYCLGCISNTASYLRLWALSLAHAREHHQTTSNLAVGGAVVHGDAVGPADGHQPGRHVSGASVWDIRCAHCVYPPGYGGTVCLPPCSQAALGGVPK
- the LOC106584979 gene encoding V-type proton ATPase 116 kDa subunit a2 isoform X1 — encoded protein: MGSLFRSEEMCLTQLFLQSGSAYDCISELGEMGIVEFRDLNPSVNLFQRKFVTELKRCEEMERILGYLLREIKRADLPLPEGEVNPVAPLPKHVLVIMEQLQRLEVELSEVTRNKEKLQKNLLELTEYTHMLRITRNFVHRSAECEPPQVQYEEFPFLEKDSMMDYSSMQRLGAKLGFISGLIQRRKIEAFERMLWRVCKGYTILSYSEIDEYLEDPDTGEPTKSVVFLISYWGEQIGQKVKKICDCYHCHVYPYPNSNEERNDVVEGLRTRIQDLHTVLHRTEDYLRQVLNKASESVYTWVIQVKKMKAIYHILNLCSFDVTNKCLIAEVWCPVNDLPILRRALEEGSRKSGATVPSFVNRIPSNDTPPTLIRTNKFTSGFQNIVEAYGVGNYREVNPAPYTIITFPFLFAVMFGDLGHGVIMALFALWMVLYEDNRKLKRTRNEIWNTFFEGRYIILMMGLFSVYTGLIYNDCFSKSLNIFGSGWRVNAMFNSGNWTWDSTLRTNAFLTLDPNVPGVFNGPYPLGIDPIWNLASNRLTFLNSYKMKMSVIVGISHMSFGVILGVFNHLHFRKKFNLYLVFLPEMLFLLCLFGYLVFMIIYKWLAFSARDSQMAPSILIHFINMFLMQGDGVPSLFPGQVGLQVFLVVIALLSVPVLLLGKPVYLYWLHNGGANRIGMYRGYERVRRHSEEELSLMRANDMEEGSVPSDLSTSREQQKEEFDFGDMFLHQSIHTIEYCLGCISNTASYLRLWALSLAHAQLSEVLWSMVMRLGLRMDTSLGVMFLVPVFGIFAVLTVSILLVMEGLSAFLHALRLHWVEFQNKFYTGTGIKFVPFAFSLLPSSFEHDGLL